A stretch of Burkholderia sp. HI2500 DNA encodes these proteins:
- a CDS encoding NRAMP family divalent metal transporter has translation MNDPEPLEFEKTAPKPAGPNWVRRLGPGLITGAADDDPSGIGTYSQAGAQFGFELLWTLLLTYPLMTAIQLVSARIGRVTGKGLASNMRAHYPMWLLYSAVVLLMIANVINIAADLSAMGAAAGLLLPGPHQLYVVGLGGLSVVLQVFVPYERYARLLKWTALILLAYVAVALIVPIQWTEVGRAIVWPHIVLQSDYLTTVVAVLGTTISPYLFFWQASQEVEELQSAPREGPLRRVPHQAPAQLRRISFDTWLGMGVSNVIAFFIVLTAAATLHAHHIEVKTSADAARALAPIAGRFAYMLFALGIVGTGLLALPVLAGSTAYAAAGTFRWRNSLALKLTLAREFYAVIALATVGGVAITFMHFDPIRALYWSAVINGVTAVPIMVIMMLMARSKRVMGEFAIAGPLAWGGWLATLAMAIAAVGIFVPG, from the coding sequence ATGAACGACCCTGAACCGCTCGAATTCGAGAAAACCGCGCCTAAGCCCGCCGGCCCGAACTGGGTACGTCGCCTTGGCCCCGGCTTGATTACCGGCGCGGCCGACGACGATCCGTCGGGCATTGGTACGTATTCGCAAGCCGGCGCGCAGTTCGGATTCGAATTGCTATGGACCCTCCTCCTGACCTACCCGCTCATGACGGCCATCCAACTGGTGAGCGCGCGGATCGGGCGAGTGACCGGCAAGGGGCTTGCATCGAACATGCGGGCTCACTACCCGATGTGGCTGCTCTACAGCGCGGTCGTGCTGCTGATGATCGCCAACGTCATCAACATCGCCGCCGACCTGTCGGCGATGGGCGCCGCGGCCGGCTTGCTGCTCCCCGGGCCGCACCAGCTCTACGTGGTTGGGCTGGGTGGCCTGTCGGTCGTGCTTCAGGTGTTCGTTCCCTATGAACGGTACGCACGCCTTCTCAAGTGGACGGCGCTGATCCTGCTCGCTTATGTGGCGGTTGCGTTGATCGTCCCGATCCAGTGGACCGAGGTGGGCCGCGCGATCGTATGGCCGCATATCGTGCTGCAATCGGACTACCTCACGACGGTCGTCGCTGTCCTCGGCACGACCATCAGCCCGTACCTGTTCTTCTGGCAGGCCTCGCAGGAAGTCGAGGAACTGCAATCCGCGCCGCGCGAGGGGCCGCTTCGCCGCGTTCCCCACCAGGCCCCGGCGCAACTGCGCCGAATCAGTTTCGATACCTGGCTGGGGATGGGCGTATCGAATGTCATTGCCTTCTTCATCGTGCTCACCGCGGCGGCTACGCTGCATGCGCACCACATCGAGGTCAAGACGTCGGCTGACGCCGCGCGGGCCCTTGCGCCGATCGCGGGTCGCTTCGCTTATATGCTGTTCGCGCTCGGGATCGTCGGCACCGGCCTGCTGGCGCTGCCGGTGCTCGCCGGATCGACCGCATACGCGGCGGCCGGCACATTCCGCTGGCGCAATAGCCTCGCCCTGAAGTTGACGCTCGCGCGAGAATTCTATGCGGTCATCGCATTGGCGACCGTGGGTGGTGTTGCCATCACGTTCATGCATTTCGATCCGATCCGCGCGTTGTATTGGAGCGCCGTGATCAACGGGGTAACGGCGGTCCCCATCATGGTCATCATGATGCTGATGGCTCGGAGCAAGCGGGTCATGGGCGAATTCGCCATTGCGGGGCCGCTTGCGTGGGGAGGGTGGCTTGCAACACTTGCAATGGCAATTGCAGCCGTGGGGATTTTTGTGCCGGGATGA